TGCCTGAAGCCACTTAAACGCAGCAGTCTTTTCAAAAGTTGGACTCAGGTTAGTTGCGGGTACATTTCCGTCGCCAATATCCGCCGCATAGCCAGTGTGATGTTCGCTGTGACCGGGAGGCGCACTAACTTTTGCCCGCTCTTTGGCATCTTGTCCTCGTTGCGCCTTGACATCAAAAAACAAGTGCTTCTGCTCGGCTATAGAGCGGAATCCTGAAATCGGCACCAAAATGACGCCATTAGCCCGTGCTGCTGCTGCCATCGCCTTATATTGTTTGGCCGCAGCTTTACGCATTTGCAGGCGACCATCTGGTGTAATCGGTGCAAGTTCCGACGCGGGTACTTCTTCGTAGGCAAAGTGTCCCAACAAAGTATCGGCATCGCTAGGCGAAGCCGTTGGGCTGCTGGTTACAGCTGGCTCAGTTGAGGCCGAATTTTCC
This genomic interval from Microcoleus sp. FACHB-831 contains the following:
- a CDS encoding D-alanyl-D-alanine carboxypeptidase family protein, with translation MDNAGLPKKPPKMLPPPQVDDIPVALRNTPAPRRRYRLKPLLIIGSAAGLIAIALGVVVAILITPKSPENSASTEPAVTSSPTASPSDADTLLGHFAYEEVPASELAPITPDGRLQMRKAAAKQYKAMAAAARANGVILVPISGFRSIAEQKHLFFDVKAQRGQDAKERAKVSAPPGHSEHHTGYAADIGDGNVPATNLSPTFEKTAAFKWLQANAARFSFEMSFPRNNPQGLNYEPWHWRFVGDPQSLETFYKAKESQKPTPTTGEPTPTTGEK